TTAGATGAAGAGATTGATAAAACTGTTGATCCTGATGTTATAAAAATGCAAAAAGCAAAGAAAAAGATGTTAACATCTGCATCTTTAACTGCAGTTATTATGACATTAATGATTATTCATATGTTTATTGTTCCTATCCCTGGATATACAATTATAACAGCTACACTAGCTTTCCCTGTAGTCTTTATTTTAGGAGCTCATGTTCATAAGACTAGTTTTAAATCTTTAAAATCAGGGAGACCTAATATGGATGTTTTAGTTTCTCTAGGTTCTCTACCTCCATATTTAATAGGTTTATTAGGATTGTTTTTACCTATTACTACATTTATCGAAATGGCATCTACAATTATGACATTTCATTTAATTGGTAAGTTTTTAGAAACAAGAGCAAAAGGCAAAGCATCAGAAGCAATTAAAAAGTTAATTGAACTTGGTGCAAAAACAGCATCGATTATTGTAGATGGACAAGAAATAGAAGTTTTAACAAGTGAGCTTTCTGTTAAAGATATTATGGTTATTAGACCTGGAGCCAAAATACCAACTGATGGTATTATAGTCCAAGGACAATCTTTAATTGATGAATCACTTGCTACCGGAGAATCAATGCCAGTTAAAAGAGGTGTTGGCGATCCAGTTATTGGTGCAACCATTAATAAACAAGGTTTGTTAAAAGTTGAAGTTACTAAAACAGGTAATGATACATTCTTAGCTCAAATCATTGATCTTGTAGAAGCGTGTCAGGGATCTAAAGTTCCCATTCAAGCTTTTGCTGACAAAATAACAGGATATTTCGTTCCTGCAATTATGGTTATCACAGTATTAACATTTATATCATTTAATGTTTTTCCTGAGTTTCATTTAAGTATTTTAAGAACTTTTGAAGGCATTCTTCCTTGGATTAATACCGATCAATCAACATTGACCTTATCCTTTGTGACTGCAACAGCCGTATTGGTTATTGCTTGTTCATGTGCGCTTGGTTTAGGCACGCCAACAGCATTAATGGTTGGTAGTGGAATAGGCGCTCAAAAAGGCATTTTAATCCGTAATGGAGAGTCAGTACAAACCTTAAAAGATATTAAAGTCATTGCATTTGATAAAACAGGAACATTGACTTATGGTAAACCAGTTGTTACGGATATAAAAAGTGATGATGATTTAAATCTATTAAGTATAGCTGCTTCATTAGAAGTTGGATCTGAACATGTTTTAGCTTCAGCAATCGTTGAAGAAGCTAAAACTAGAGATATTAAACTAAAAGATGTTAAACATTTTGAAGCTTTAACATCTAAAGGTATTAAAGGTAGTATTAATGATACGATGTATTATATTGGTAATAGAAGATTATCAGATGAACTTAACCTAGATTACAAAGCATATGAAGAAGATATGGTTAAACTTGAAGAACAAGCAAAAACTGTAATGATAGTTTCATCAGATAAATCAGTTTTAGGAATCATTGCCGTGGCAGATGCTTTAAAAGATGAAGTAGCAGCTGTCATTAAAGCAATTGAATCAATGGGTATTAAAACAGCAATGATTACAGGTGATAACGAAAGAACAGCAAAAGCAATAGCAAAAAAAGCAGGAATCACACATGTTATTTCTAACGTGCTTCCTACTGGTAAAGTAGATGAGATAAAAAAACTACAAGAAACTTATGGACTAGTCGCAATGGTCGGAGATGGTATTAATGATGCTCCTGCGTTAAAACAAGCAAACGTTGGTATTGCAATAGGCACAGGGACTGATGTAGCTATAGAAGCTGCTGATGTAACTTTAGTTAGAGGACAATTAGCATCTATATTACAAGCAGTAGAATTATCTAAAGCGATATTTAGAAAGATAAAACAAAATTATTTCTGGGCATGGTTTTATAATGCAGTAGCTATTCCATTTGCAGTATTTGGATTACTACATCCAATGATTGGAGCAGCAGCAATGTCTATGAGTAGTTTAAATGTCATTTATAATTCATTAAGATTAAAAAAAGTAGATCTTAATAAACATTTGGAGGTTAGTTATGAAGCATGATCACACTAAATCATTAAATGTGTTAAAAACTGCGAAAGGTCAAATTGAAGCAGTTATTAGAATGACTGAAGAAAATAGATATTGTGTTGATATTGCAAATCAAATTATGGCAGTTGAAGCATTATTAAAAAAAGCAAATCTACAAATCTTACAACAACATATAGAAACATGTGTTAAAGAATCTTTTGTAGATGGAACACATGAAGAAAAAATAGAAGAAGTTATACAAATATTAAAAAAATATGTTAAATAATTAAAGATAAAGAGCAAGACAATTCTATTTGTCTTGCTTTTTTGTTTAGTTTGACTTAACTTTGAAACATTTTAAATTTATAATAATGATAAAATAAAATATAAAGTTAATTACCAGTTAAGTACAAACAACCTTGTTTTTTTGCGAAACTTAATTATAATTAAACTAAGGAGGCGATAAAATGCCTGATGTAATAGATAATGTAAAAGTTGGGGAGTATATAAAAACACTACTAAAGAAAAATCATATGACTCAAGATGATTTGGCACAAAAGTTAAATATATCTAAATCAGCTGTATCACAAAACTTAAGAGGTAAATCTACATTTGATATTCAAAACATGATTCGAATTGCAGAGATATTCAATATTACTCTAGATGATTTGTTAAGCCTTAAAACTAAACATGAAGAAGGTGTAATCTCGGAATATCAAAAGGTTGTCAATCAAGGACTTGTAGCCTTTAAATCTACAAAGGCCGACAATCTAAGAATTGATCAACCCGATATGTATGGAAAAGTTTTAGTCGATTACATAATAGAATCAAAGCATTTAGAGATGTTTAATTACTTGAAAGATAATAATGTAAGTCTTGTAGAAGAACATTATCATCGTAGTCTTGATATTTATTTAGACGTTATAGTTTTTATGCTTGAGCAAGATATTTCTGGTGTATTTAAATATATAGAAAAATACAAACAACTTAACAATACGTTCTTAATACATGATGAATTGTATAAGTTAAAAATATGGGGATTGTTAAATCAAGTAAAATTTCAAGATATTGTTGAAAAAATATTTAAAGAAAATATAAAGGATAATCAAGTTAAATCATTTTTTAATAAAATTCAAGATCCTGGGTATTTGTCAAAAACTGACATGATTGATATTATCGCAAATTACAAGTTAAATAATACATTAGAAACTTATCTGAATATAATATATAAGGATAGTCAGTTCTCATATCTTGTTAAAGAGTTTGTAAGATATGGGTATGAAGAGGGTATTGAATTATTGATTGATAAGGCTTTTAAAAAACCATTAGTATGGATAAAAAAAGTAAGCATGGAAGTACAAGCTAGCATACTTGAAGTAATAAAATTAGAAAATGAAAAATTAATTTTAGAGTTTATAGATAAAAAGTTATATACTGATTTAACTCAAGTTACTTTATTAGCCATAAAGAAAAATCTTAATAAAGTTACATCACATGTGATAAAAAACTACCATATGGATTTAAATTTTAGAAAAGTTGGGGAATCATGCATAGATGCAAACAATAAAGTTCTTCTAGAGGATATAAATCAATACTTTAATCAAAACGATTATGATTATTTTCTAAGTTATGTAAATGAAGAGGATATCTCGATGATGATATATCTGATAAAACATGGAGCAAAAATTGATGAAAAATATTACAATCTAAAAACGTTCAAAAAAATGAAT
The sequence above is drawn from the Mariniplasma anaerobium genome and encodes:
- a CDS encoding helix-turn-helix domain-containing protein; the encoded protein is MPDVIDNVKVGEYIKTLLKKNHMTQDDLAQKLNISKSAVSQNLRGKSTFDIQNMIRIAEIFNITLDDLLSLKTKHEEGVISEYQKVVNQGLVAFKSTKADNLRIDQPDMYGKVLVDYIIESKHLEMFNYLKDNNVSLVEEHYHRSLDIYLDVIVFMLEQDISGVFKYIEKYKQLNNTFLIHDELYKLKIWGLLNQVKFQDIVEKIFKENIKDNQVKSFFNKIQDPGYLSKTDMIDIIANYKLNNTLETYLNIIYKDSQFSYLVKEFVRYGYEEGIELLIDKAFKKPLVWIKKVSMEVQASILEVIKLENEKLILEFIDKKLYTDLTQVTLLAIKKNLNKVTSHVIKNYHMDLNFRKVGESCIDANNKVLLEDINQYFNQNDYDYFLSYVNEEDISMMIYLIKHGAKIDEKYYNLKTFKKMNLLIKYLLDEGDEK
- a CDS encoding metal-sensing transcriptional repressor; the encoded protein is MKHDHTKSLNVLKTAKGQIEAVIRMTEENRYCVDIANQIMAVEALLKKANLQILQQHIETCVKESFVDGTHEEKIEEVIQILKKYVK
- a CDS encoding heavy metal translocating P-type ATPase, encoding MKTEKFDIIGMTCATCANSIDHVLKDQKGIIKGNVNLANDTAIIEFDESVISIQGVIETIESAGFDASLKKENIRKLTLTIQGMTCATCAGNVDHAVKNLEGVKSVNVNIANDKMTVEFDADVLKLSQIKKTIQDIGYDALLDEEIDKTVDPDVIKMQKAKKKMLTSASLTAVIMTLMIIHMFIVPIPGYTIITATLAFPVVFILGAHVHKTSFKSLKSGRPNMDVLVSLGSLPPYLIGLLGLFLPITTFIEMASTIMTFHLIGKFLETRAKGKASEAIKKLIELGAKTASIIVDGQEIEVLTSELSVKDIMVIRPGAKIPTDGIIVQGQSLIDESLATGESMPVKRGVGDPVIGATINKQGLLKVEVTKTGNDTFLAQIIDLVEACQGSKVPIQAFADKITGYFVPAIMVITVLTFISFNVFPEFHLSILRTFEGILPWINTDQSTLTLSFVTATAVLVIACSCALGLGTPTALMVGSGIGAQKGILIRNGESVQTLKDIKVIAFDKTGTLTYGKPVVTDIKSDDDLNLLSIAASLEVGSEHVLASAIVEEAKTRDIKLKDVKHFEALTSKGIKGSINDTMYYIGNRRLSDELNLDYKAYEEDMVKLEEQAKTVMIVSSDKSVLGIIAVADALKDEVAAVIKAIESMGIKTAMITGDNERTAKAIAKKAGITHVISNVLPTGKVDEIKKLQETYGLVAMVGDGINDAPALKQANVGIAIGTGTDVAIEAADVTLVRGQLASILQAVELSKAIFRKIKQNYFWAWFYNAVAIPFAVFGLLHPMIGAAAMSMSSLNVIYNSLRLKKVDLNKHLEVSYEA